The Neobacillus sp. OS1-2 genome includes a window with the following:
- a CDS encoding MurR/RpiR family transcriptional regulator, producing the protein MAAGVLKMIQNMLEQLPASERKIAEFILEHPQSILNSTVNDIGNQANTSGAAVIRLCKSLGLTGFQDLKVRIAGDLVKPVEHGYRDIEPEESFFSIVQKTTSNSIQSIRDSEEMINYDELERAVHTMLPAQNVHFFGIGASNIIAKDAQQKFLRIHKNATAFTDTHLVATLIANANQDDVVFAISHSGETAEVAKVMQLAKERGVKTISLTKYGISTVSSLADIKLFTAYSGEAPFRSAATSSRLAQLYLIDILFLSMATVQYEKTIHSIDKTREAIRFIKEGK; encoded by the coding sequence GTGGCAGCTGGTGTGTTAAAGATGATTCAGAACATGCTGGAACAGCTTCCGGCTTCTGAACGAAAAATTGCGGAGTTTATTCTTGAACATCCGCAAAGTATTTTAAACAGTACAGTCAATGACATTGGGAACCAAGCAAACACGAGTGGTGCAGCTGTTATTAGGCTCTGTAAGTCCCTTGGCTTGACTGGGTTTCAAGACTTAAAGGTGAGAATTGCCGGGGATTTAGTGAAGCCTGTCGAGCATGGGTATCGGGATATTGAACCAGAAGAATCCTTTTTCTCCATTGTTCAGAAGACAACCAGCAATAGTATCCAAAGCATCCGTGATTCAGAGGAAATGATTAATTATGATGAGTTGGAACGAGCTGTTCACACCATGCTGCCTGCGCAAAATGTTCATTTTTTTGGCATTGGCGCCTCAAATATTATCGCGAAGGATGCGCAGCAAAAATTCCTTCGCATTCATAAAAATGCAACCGCTTTTACAGATACACATCTGGTGGCGACATTAATTGCCAATGCTAATCAGGATGATGTCGTGTTTGCCATCTCGCATTCCGGGGAAACGGCTGAGGTTGCGAAGGTGATGCAACTGGCAAAAGAACGGGGCGTAAAGACGATTAGTTTAACGAAATACGGCATATCAACCGTCTCGTCGCTTGCTGATATTAAGCTGTTTACCGCCTATTCCGGGGAGGCGCCGTTCCGTAGTGCCGCCACCTCATCGCGGCTCGCGCAGTTATATTTAATCGATATTTTATTTTTGTCGATGGCAACCGTCCAGTATGAAAAAACGATTCACTCGATCGACAAAACGAGAGAAGCGATTCGGTTTATCAAAGAGGGAAAATAA
- the murQ gene encoding N-acetylmuramic acid 6-phosphate etherase, whose translation MEENLELLTTESRNADSMQIDTANATDILRIMNEQDQLVALAVKDVLPEIETAVQFVFRSFQNGGRLLYLGAGTSGRLGILDAVECPPTFSTDPGMVQGIMAGGEGAFIKAVEGAEDDPELGVSDLKALELTKYDTVIGIAASGRTPYVIGALRYARSIGAKTVALSCNKNAAISKEADQAIEVIVGPEVLTGSTRLKSGSAHKMILNMISTSAMILLGKAYENLMVDVHVSNQKLKERAIGIIRKITGVSYEMALETLEKADLQVKTAIVMIKTETTKQEAEKLLADANGYVKIAIQG comes from the coding sequence ATGGAAGAAAATCTCGAATTACTAACAACGGAATCAAGAAATGCAGATTCCATGCAAATAGATACAGCAAATGCAACGGATATTTTACGCATTATGAACGAGCAAGATCAATTAGTCGCATTAGCTGTTAAGGATGTTTTACCGGAAATAGAGACAGCCGTTCAATTTGTATTCAGATCCTTTCAAAACGGCGGTCGCCTCCTCTATTTAGGGGCAGGTACGAGCGGACGCTTAGGGATACTTGATGCTGTCGAATGTCCGCCAACCTTCAGTACGGACCCTGGAATGGTGCAAGGAATCATGGCCGGGGGTGAAGGGGCCTTCATCAAGGCAGTTGAAGGAGCAGAGGATGATCCGGAGCTTGGCGTCAGCGATTTGAAAGCCTTGGAGCTGACAAAATATGATACCGTGATTGGTATCGCTGCCAGCGGCCGGACGCCATATGTGATTGGTGCCCTCCGCTATGCCCGAAGCATCGGCGCGAAAACAGTCGCTCTTTCCTGTAATAAGAATGCAGCGATTAGTAAGGAAGCGGATCAAGCCATCGAGGTGATCGTCGGCCCCGAGGTTCTAACCGGTTCAACGCGTTTGAAATCAGGGTCAGCTCATAAAATGATTTTGAATATGATATCCACCTCCGCGATGATTCTTTTAGGAAAAGCCTATGAAAATTTGATGGTGGATGTTCATGTGAGTAATCAAAAATTGAAGGAACGGGCGATTGGCATCATCCGTAAAATCACCGGGGTTTCGTATGAAATGGCATTGGAGACACTAGAAAAAGCAGACCTGCAAGTCAAAACAGCTATTGTCATGATCAAGACGGAAACAACGAAACAAGAAGCTGAAAAGCTTTTAGCAGATGCAAATGGATATGTAAAAATCGCAATCCAAGGTTGA
- the ilvB gene encoding biosynthetic-type acetolactate synthase large subunit, whose product MELVKDVTLFDSLKLHGVDLVFGCVDLNQKVGVQGEPSSEHSKVQYVQLMHEQAAVHAADGYARATGKPGVVLLTTASGVTNGITGIATAFSDSVPLVVIAGAFLMDPLHAEAFQELSIQGITMPITKHSFSTNSMYGLSKVLPEALRIAADGRPGPVVIEFSANSSFSTSEGGERGNRTANHRIAVNNKRLEKSLMLAKEYIETAEMPVVFIGGGVISSGAAFVLNELVEQSRIPVVSSLMGIGAMDAKNPLFLGMLGMHGTFAANKAVHHCDLLICIGARFSDRVTGKISGFSPKSKKIHVDVDSAEINKIIPVDLPIVSDAKEFLSGLKDQLDFPRIRENSGPWTAEVIEWKRTVPRFDKSRSILSPQTVIQLLNSYSDKDTIVVTDVGQHQIWTAHHYAFTKPRTLLTSGGLGTMGYGLPAAIGAAASCSGKSVICVSGDGSFQMNLQELMTAVKYQFPIKIVILNNGYLGMVRQWQELFYNGRYSSVKMSSPNFARLAEAYGVAGYRAGSEKEAKKVIAAAFRYNGPALIEFDVVEEENVYPIVPPNHSNHQIILSR is encoded by the coding sequence ATGGAATTGGTGAAAGATGTAACATTGTTTGATTCATTAAAATTACATGGGGTGGATTTGGTCTTTGGCTGTGTCGACCTTAACCAAAAGGTAGGGGTACAAGGTGAACCTTCCTCAGAGCATTCAAAAGTCCAATATGTTCAATTAATGCATGAGCAAGCTGCGGTCCATGCCGCAGACGGGTATGCCCGGGCCACAGGAAAGCCGGGAGTGGTTTTGCTCACCACTGCATCAGGGGTAACGAATGGAATCACCGGAATCGCCACGGCCTTTAGTGACTCCGTGCCGCTGGTCGTTATTGCCGGGGCGTTTTTGATGGACCCTCTTCATGCCGAAGCATTTCAAGAATTATCTATTCAAGGGATCACCATGCCGATTACAAAACACTCTTTTTCAACCAACAGCATGTATGGCCTCTCTAAAGTTCTCCCAGAAGCCTTACGGATTGCGGCAGACGGCAGACCCGGTCCAGTCGTCATTGAATTCAGTGCGAATTCCAGCTTCTCGACAAGTGAAGGCGGAGAACGAGGGAATCGGACTGCAAATCACCGAATAGCCGTGAATAATAAGCGTCTTGAAAAGTCGCTTATGCTTGCTAAAGAGTATATCGAAACAGCAGAGATGCCAGTTGTCTTCATTGGCGGCGGCGTTATTTCCTCTGGTGCGGCATTTGTGTTAAATGAACTGGTCGAACAGTCGCGCATCCCTGTTGTCAGTTCCTTGATGGGGATTGGTGCAATGGATGCGAAGAATCCACTGTTCCTCGGGATGCTGGGGATGCATGGGACATTTGCTGCTAATAAAGCTGTCCATCATTGCGATTTGTTAATTTGTATTGGGGCCCGTTTTAGTGATCGAGTAACAGGAAAAATCAGCGGATTCTCACCAAAGTCGAAAAAGATTCATGTGGATGTTGACTCGGCTGAAATCAATAAGATCATTCCTGTCGACTTGCCAATTGTCAGCGATGCGAAGGAATTTCTCAGCGGACTGAAGGATCAGTTGGATTTCCCGCGAATTAGGGAGAATTCTGGGCCTTGGACAGCTGAGGTCATTGAATGGAAACGGACGGTCCCGCGCTTTGACAAATCGCGAAGTATTTTAAGTCCACAAACTGTCATCCAATTGCTCAATAGCTATTCGGATAAGGACACCATTGTGGTAACAGATGTTGGCCAGCATCAAATCTGGACCGCCCATCATTATGCGTTTACGAAACCAAGAACCCTTCTCACTTCCGGTGGCTTGGGGACAATGGGCTACGGACTGCCTGCTGCTATCGGTGCCGCCGCATCTTGCTCGGGTAAATCAGTCATTTGCGTTTCAGGAGACGGCAGCTTTCAAATGAACCTGCAGGAATTAATGACGGCCGTGAAGTATCAATTTCCTATTAAAATTGTCATCTTAAATAACGGTTATCTGGGGATGGTCCGCCAATGGCAGGAGCTATTTTATAACGGCCGCTATTCTTCCGTTAAAATGTCCTCGCCGAATTTCGCTCGGTTAGCCGAGGCATACGGGGTCGCAGGATATAGGGCTGGGTCCGAGAAGGAGGCTAAGAAGGTTATTGCGGCAGCATTTCGTTACAACGGGCCTGCACTGATCGAATTCGACGTCGTCGAAGAAGAAAACGTCTACCCCATCGTCCCGCCCAACCACAGCAACCATCAAATCATTTTGTCACGGTAA
- a CDS encoding MFS transporter: MEKQNSKYRWVVFGTVLFAYFLIVSQRTAPGLISDQLMGEFSLTASTIGLLTSIQFLAYAGLQVPIGILSDRFGPNFFLIAGALLNGLGTLIYSLAPNEFVLLVARFLVGTGDAAIWVNLVIILSQWFKVREFVGLLGFAGVAGSLGFLLATVPFSAWIAHFGWRAPFLTTGIVLVLIGILLYYVLVRKPKQLFSDSALKGKPKKTQEKTMVILQRIFTSRQAWAAFFCHFGLVGTYVGFIGSWAVPYGMHVYGMSRSDASQLIMIGLFGAIIGAPLMSWISSRLDTIKRPYLLVHLFAVFSWIGILLFSGKPPYLMLVLIFLIMGFGNGGSALTFAVVRKSFDMKEVGVVSGFANMGGFLSAVLLPIIFGKVLDQFPPSSSIGYHYGFIIPVVFSLMGLMGGILIREELQKAKQPSESPA; the protein is encoded by the coding sequence GTGGAAAAACAAAATAGCAAGTACAGATGGGTTGTTTTTGGCACGGTTTTGTTTGCGTATTTCTTAATTGTGAGCCAAAGAACAGCGCCAGGGTTAATTTCAGATCAATTGATGGGGGAGTTCAGCTTGACGGCCTCCACCATCGGTTTACTGACAAGTATACAATTTTTGGCCTATGCGGGTTTGCAGGTTCCGATCGGGATTTTATCCGACCGTTTTGGCCCCAATTTCTTTTTAATTGCTGGGGCGCTGCTAAATGGGCTGGGGACGCTCATTTATAGCCTGGCTCCAAATGAATTTGTACTCCTCGTAGCCCGATTTCTGGTGGGAACAGGGGATGCCGCAATTTGGGTTAACTTGGTTATTATTTTGAGTCAGTGGTTTAAAGTAAGGGAATTTGTGGGCCTCCTAGGGTTTGCGGGCGTGGCCGGGAGTTTGGGTTTCCTGCTGGCGACTGTTCCTTTTTCGGCTTGGATCGCGCATTTTGGCTGGAGGGCCCCCTTTTTAACCACAGGGATCGTGTTAGTTTTAATAGGCATTCTTTTATACTATGTGCTTGTGAGAAAACCTAAGCAGCTATTTTCGGATTCTGCCTTAAAGGGGAAGCCAAAGAAGACACAGGAAAAAACGATGGTCATCTTACAGCGGATTTTTACGAGCCGACAAGCATGGGCAGCATTCTTCTGTCACTTCGGCTTGGTCGGTACCTATGTGGGCTTTATCGGTTCATGGGCCGTTCCTTACGGGATGCATGTGTATGGAATGTCACGATCAGATGCGAGTCAGCTCATCATGATTGGTCTTTTTGGCGCTATTATTGGTGCACCGCTCATGAGCTGGATTTCAAGCCGTTTGGATACGATTAAACGTCCCTATTTGCTTGTTCATTTATTTGCGGTTTTTAGCTGGATAGGGATTCTCCTTTTCAGTGGGAAACCGCCTTACCTTATGCTTGTGCTTATATTTTTAATTATGGGTTTCGGAAATGGCGGAAGTGCGTTAACGTTTGCCGTTGTGCGGAAGTCCTTTGATATGAAAGAAGTGGGTGTCGTTTCGGGCTTTGCTAATATGGGCGGCTTCTTGAGTGCTGTCCTCCTGCCGATTATTTTTGGCAAGGTGTTAGACCAGTTTCCTCCATCTTCAAGCATCGGATACCACTACGGTTTCATTATTCCCGTTGTGTTCTCACTCATGGGGTTAATGGGCGGAATCCTGATTAGGGAGGAGCTTCAAAAGGCAAAGCAGCCGAGTGAATCACCCGCATAA
- a CDS encoding Lrp/AsnC family transcriptional regulator, translated as MQLSKEEIEILKIIEENHKLPIESIALMAMCSEDAVSAAIQKLEQAKIIMSYPTLIDWSKVEGQEGVIAMIDVKVTPKRGVGFNEVAERISRFPEVSSLYLMSGAYDLSITIEGKTMNQIAQFVSEKLSTIENVVSTTTHFMLKKYKHDGVNFNSGNEDKDRRMVVSP; from the coding sequence ATGCAGCTTAGCAAAGAAGAAATTGAAATCTTGAAAATTATCGAAGAGAATCACAAACTACCAATAGAGTCGATTGCCTTAATGGCGATGTGCAGTGAGGATGCAGTCAGCGCAGCCATTCAGAAATTAGAGCAAGCGAAGATTATTATGAGTTACCCAACCCTAATCGATTGGAGCAAGGTCGAGGGGCAAGAAGGCGTTATCGCGATGATTGATGTCAAGGTTACCCCGAAGCGCGGCGTTGGTTTCAACGAAGTGGCCGAGAGAATCTCTCGTTTTCCCGAAGTGTCATCACTTTATCTCATGTCAGGTGCCTATGATTTATCGATCACCATCGAAGGAAAAACAATGAATCAAATTGCGCAGTTTGTTTCGGAAAAATTATCAACGATTGAAAATGTGGTTTCTACCACCACCCATTTCATGCTCAAAAAATACAAGCATGATGGTGTTAATTTTAACAGTGGCAATGAGGATAAAGACCGTAGGATGGTGGTTTCACCATGA
- a CDS encoding PTS transporter subunit EIIC — MAGENKQLAEKILEQLGGAGNVGNYTHCMTRLRVTPNDESKVNKAAIKKIDGVLGFVEEETLQIILGPGKVNRVTEEFGKLLDAAGGIDLKAKAASTKAEINKKNATPFKLFLRKISSIFIPLIPALVASGLITGITKAIIQAGWLAGDSQLATILSVIGGGLFGYLGILVGTNAAKEFGGSPALGAIAGILIINPAVAGIKLFGSELLPGRGGLIGVLFAAIFIAIVEKRVRKVVPQSLDLFITPTVALLVTGIVTYLVFMPLGGFVSDVITKGLTSLLDVGGVVAGFVLGATFLPLVVTGLHQGLTPIHLELINTLGDDPLLPILAMGGAAQVGAAFAIYFKTKKKSLKRAIGGGLPAGILGIGEPLIFGVTLPLGRPFLTACLGAGVGGAFQAVFHVATIAVGVSGLPLAFLVVGGQVLLYLAGVLIAYVAGFLFTYLFGFKDEMAGEFE; from the coding sequence ATGGCTGGAGAGAATAAACAATTAGCCGAAAAGATTCTTGAACAATTAGGCGGAGCGGGGAATGTCGGCAATTATACCCATTGTATGACAAGACTTCGTGTGACACCAAATGATGAGTCGAAAGTTAATAAGGCGGCTATTAAAAAAATTGATGGGGTACTTGGGTTTGTAGAGGAAGAGACATTACAAATCATTCTTGGTCCTGGAAAAGTAAATAGAGTAACAGAAGAGTTTGGTAAATTACTAGATGCAGCCGGCGGGATTGATTTAAAAGCCAAGGCCGCAAGCACGAAGGCTGAAATTAACAAAAAAAATGCCACACCATTTAAGTTGTTTTTACGAAAAATATCGAGTATTTTCATTCCATTAATCCCGGCCCTCGTGGCATCTGGATTAATTACGGGGATTACCAAAGCCATCATTCAGGCTGGATGGCTCGCAGGGGATTCCCAACTGGCTACCATTTTATCTGTCATCGGCGGTGGATTATTTGGCTACCTCGGCATTTTAGTTGGTACGAATGCAGCCAAAGAATTCGGCGGTTCTCCGGCACTTGGGGCGATTGCCGGTATCTTAATCATTAACCCCGCTGTAGCAGGGATCAAATTGTTCGGGTCGGAATTGCTTCCTGGACGAGGCGGCTTAATTGGTGTTCTATTTGCTGCTATTTTTATTGCAATTGTTGAAAAACGAGTTCGTAAAGTTGTCCCGCAATCTTTAGATTTATTTATCACACCAACGGTTGCTTTATTGGTTACTGGTATTGTTACGTATCTTGTCTTTATGCCGCTTGGTGGGTTCGTTTCAGATGTGATTACAAAAGGATTAACATCATTACTTGATGTTGGTGGTGTGGTAGCAGGTTTCGTCCTCGGGGCAACCTTCCTGCCGCTCGTGGTGACCGGTTTACACCAAGGCTTAACCCCGATCCATCTTGAGTTAATTAATACACTTGGGGATGACCCATTATTACCAATCCTGGCAATGGGTGGTGCTGCACAGGTCGGAGCTGCGTTTGCGATCTACTTTAAAACGAAGAAAAAGAGTTTAAAGAGAGCCATTGGCGGTGGTCTTCCTGCCGGAATTCTTGGAATCGGTGAACCGCTAATCTTTGGTGTTACATTGCCACTAGGCCGTCCATTCTTAACGGCATGTTTAGGAGCAGGGGTCGGTGGAGCTTTCCAAGCTGTCTTCCATGTAGCGACAATCGCTGTTGGGGTCTCTGGTTTACCACTTGCTTTCCTTGTTGTAGGTGGTCAGGTTCTTCTTTATTTAGCAGGGGTATTGATTGCTTATGTTGCAGGATTCTTGTTTACTTATTTATTCGGTTTCAAAGATGAGATGGCCGGTGAGTTTGAGTGA
- a CDS encoding NCS2 family permease, with protein sequence MFRLKENQTNTKTELLAGITTFFTMVYIVVVNPVILADAGVPFEQVFSATIIAALVGTLWMGLFANYPIAIAPGMGLNAYFAYSVVGGHQGISYQTAFAAVFVAGLIFVILSLTPFREKLIEAIPDNLKHGITAGIGLFIAFIGLRQTKIITAHPSNLVGLGDLHSPEAILAIVGLAVTLVLMVLRVNGALFFGMIVTGLIAFFTGELSFDKGIMALPSLPEGLIVANPITALTDVVQHSLYAVVFSFVLVTIFDTTGTMIGVANQAGLMKGDKLPRARQALLSDSLGTAVGAMFGTSPTTAFIESTSGVAAGGRTGLTSVTVAVLFIVSAFFGPLVSAVSGIAAITAPALIIVGSLMMGSIAKIRWDELDEAFPAFLTVLSMPLTSSIATGIALGFISFPLLKITKGKWREVHPLLYVFAVLFFIQLAFLQH encoded by the coding sequence ATGTTTAGACTGAAAGAAAATCAAACAAATACAAAAACGGAACTGCTCGCAGGAATCACCACCTTTTTCACCATGGTCTATATCGTGGTCGTAAACCCGGTCATTCTTGCTGATGCCGGCGTTCCCTTCGAACAAGTATTTTCAGCAACAATCATTGCCGCCTTGGTCGGTACACTATGGATGGGGCTTTTCGCCAATTACCCAATCGCCATCGCACCTGGCATGGGGCTGAACGCCTACTTTGCCTATTCCGTCGTTGGCGGTCATCAAGGGATTAGCTACCAAACAGCCTTTGCTGCCGTCTTCGTTGCAGGTCTTATTTTTGTCATTTTATCGTTAACACCCTTTAGAGAAAAATTAATCGAGGCTATCCCGGATAACCTCAAACACGGAATCACAGCAGGAATCGGGTTATTTATTGCCTTTATCGGCCTGCGCCAAACCAAAATCATCACCGCACACCCATCCAATCTTGTTGGTCTTGGAGACCTGCATTCCCCAGAAGCGATTTTAGCTATAGTTGGGCTTGCGGTCACATTAGTTTTGATGGTGCTAAGAGTGAACGGTGCCTTATTTTTCGGAATGATTGTTACCGGGTTAATCGCCTTCTTTACTGGCGAGCTTTCATTTGATAAAGGAATCATGGCGCTTCCTTCCCTTCCAGAAGGACTAATTGTTGCGAATCCAATCACGGCACTGACAGATGTCGTTCAGCACAGTCTTTATGCGGTAGTGTTTTCCTTTGTTTTAGTCACCATTTTTGACACAACTGGCACGATGATTGGGGTCGCGAACCAGGCAGGATTAATGAAGGGAGACAAATTGCCGCGTGCACGCCAGGCATTGTTATCAGATTCCCTTGGGACAGCGGTCGGCGCCATGTTTGGGACAAGCCCAACAACAGCCTTTATTGAATCTACTTCCGGCGTTGCTGCCGGCGGCCGGACTGGTTTAACCTCCGTGACGGTTGCCGTGCTATTTATCGTATCGGCTTTCTTTGGTCCGCTCGTTAGCGCCGTGTCCGGAATTGCCGCGATTACGGCACCTGCCTTAATCATTGTCGGCAGTCTGATGATGGGGAGCATTGCCAAAATTCGTTGGGACGAGCTCGATGAAGCCTTCCCGGCATTCTTGACCGTCCTCAGTATGCCGCTAACCTCCAGCATTGCAACGGGAATTGCCCTTGGTTTTATCAGTTTTCCACTGTTAAAAATCACAAAAGGGAAATGGCGAGAGGTGCATCCATTACTTTACGTGTTCGCCGTGTTATTCTTTATTCAACTTGCATTTTTGCAGCACTAA
- a CDS encoding Cof-type HAD-IIB family hydrolase translates to MKYSLLATDLDGTLLNEHKEIDAETIAAIHEYRRRGGKVVICSGRSPLSTKWIANTIGLKGNPIIAYNGAILLDENGEIQEQAVFQPDPLHHFWELCEEEGIYAHFYEGDTLLVPMVNKWNENWIENNIPTLEKTGGRFEDCEGFRNKCQIKVIDHFYQYMKENQPKITKIAVFDDGERLADFSKRISEQVEDMEISSSFNFLNLEISPSGVTKAATLAKLTENLGIPISQTAAIGDNYNDALMLSMAGLGIAMGNAPEKVKQVANQVTGNNNEAGVAQAIRRYLLD, encoded by the coding sequence TTGAAATATTCCCTATTAGCTACTGATTTGGATGGAACACTGTTAAACGAGCATAAAGAGATTGATGCGGAAACCATCGCTGCAATTCATGAGTACCGCAGACGAGGTGGGAAAGTGGTGATTTGCAGCGGCCGATCTCCGCTTTCTACGAAATGGATTGCCAATACCATTGGCCTAAAAGGAAATCCGATCATTGCCTACAATGGAGCGATCCTGCTTGATGAGAATGGCGAAATACAAGAGCAGGCTGTGTTTCAGCCCGATCCGCTTCACCATTTCTGGGAATTATGTGAGGAAGAAGGGATTTACGCCCATTTTTATGAAGGAGATACATTGCTTGTTCCAATGGTAAATAAGTGGAACGAGAACTGGATTGAAAACAATATTCCTACCCTTGAAAAAACGGGTGGTCGGTTTGAAGATTGTGAAGGCTTCCGGAATAAATGCCAAATCAAGGTCATTGATCATTTTTATCAATATATGAAAGAAAATCAACCCAAGATTACGAAAATAGCTGTATTTGATGATGGGGAACGACTGGCTGATTTTTCTAAAAGAATCTCCGAACAGGTGGAGGACATGGAAATCAGCAGCAGTTTCAATTTCCTCAATTTAGAGATTTCCCCAAGTGGAGTGACAAAAGCAGCAACATTAGCGAAGCTCACTGAAAATCTAGGGATCCCAATCTCGCAAACGGCAGCCATTGGCGATAATTATAATGATGCGCTGATGCTTTCCATGGCAGGACTGGGAATAGCGATGGGAAACGCACCGGAAAAAGTGAAACAAGTGGCGAATCAGGTGACAGGGAATAATAACGAAGCGGGAGTGGCGCAGGCGATCCGTCGATATTTACTTGATTAA
- a CDS encoding MupG family TIM beta-alpha barrel fold protein has translation MIGISFYLNDPKAIERIALAGKLGVKQAFTSLHIPEESGDLAGRAKQLLLAAKEAGIEVYADVSLRTPAHLGLTSLIELRALGVSGLRLDDFFENETILALAKEFKLALNASILFEDDVRALLDGGLAASQLLAWHNFYPRQETGLAESFFYAQNELFGRYGIPVSAYIPGDGEKRGPLFEGLPTLEGHRYADPYLAALELFAAGVEDVYIGDPEVSIDLLERLIEFDSCRRVTIRVEGFEEGEFRLRPDFSRDVLRLMDTRSVEAIAPANTCARPVGTVTRDNDRYGRYRGEVQITLHDLAADERVNVVGRVVEADLPLLSQLQPGQKIKLIQV, from the coding sequence GTGATTGGCATTTCCTTCTATTTAAATGATCCTAAAGCTATAGAGCGAATTGCTCTGGCAGGGAAATTGGGTGTGAAGCAGGCGTTTACCTCGCTTCACATTCCGGAGGAATCCGGTGATTTAGCGGGCCGCGCGAAACAACTGCTGCTGGCGGCTAAAGAGGCTGGAATAGAAGTGTATGCGGATGTATCGCTGCGGACACCTGCCCATTTGGGATTAACTAGTCTAATTGAGCTACGTGCCTTAGGGGTCAGCGGATTGCGCTTGGATGACTTTTTTGAGAATGAAACGATTTTGGCTTTGGCTAAAGAGTTCAAGCTTGCCTTGAATGCCAGCATTTTGTTTGAGGATGATGTGCGTGCCTTGCTTGATGGCGGTTTGGCGGCAAGTCAGCTGCTCGCCTGGCATAATTTCTATCCTCGTCAGGAAACGGGTTTAGCGGAATCGTTTTTTTATGCGCAAAATGAACTGTTTGGGCGGTATGGCATACCGGTTAGTGCTTATATTCCTGGTGATGGGGAGAAACGCGGTCCACTGTTTGAAGGACTGCCAACCTTGGAGGGCCATCGTTATGCGGATCCTTATTTGGCGGCGCTGGAGCTATTCGCAGCGGGTGTTGAGGATGTGTATATCGGGGATCCGGAAGTAAGCATTGACTTGCTTGAAAGATTAATCGAATTCGACTCATGTCGCCGGGTTACGATTCGAGTGGAGGGGTTTGAAGAAGGGGAGTTTCGTCTTCGACCTGATTTTTCACGTGATGTTCTCCGGTTGATGGATACGAGAAGTGTTGAGGCAATTGCGCCGGCGAATACTTGCGCTCGGCCTGTTGGGACGGTTACGAGGGATAATGACCGTTATGGGCGCTACCGTGGCGAGGTACAAATCACCCTTCATGACTTGGCAGCAGATGAACGTGTTAATGTAGTCGGAAGAGTCGTGGAAGCTGATCTACCATTACTTTCGCAGCTCCAGCCAGGTCAGAAGATAAAATTAATACAGGTCTAA